A genomic region of Desulfosarcina ovata subsp. ovata contains the following coding sequences:
- a CDS encoding ABC transporter substrate-binding protein, whose translation MIRVTKQSVFIPMAYAVLMVILNWGVCHGDDTQTLVMGAQKDFMAVYEGKHLIFESLASPDAVGHIQPQLAESWTISPDAKTWTFVMRKGVRYHDGAAFNAASAKFNLQRAMVDAYWAKYVDDITVLDEFILKVSLNTCFPTFLLDMAGVAQPESFISPTAVDPSGDPAGRIVQYAGTGPFKLADYRKDRDATLIRNPDYWGKPALLDRIVWTYTPEPYAQIMALKAGELDIIGVPEHHSSVPFMKLGELSSNPELVVTTQSYGRYQVLEFNCRKAPFDDQRARKALNCAIDRETMVRSLFGDITDPCGLITDPKFVWGPSNINVGYRYDPETAEHLLQEAGWVDNDGDGILDKDGRPFDINLLVTTGEANGDMIALVVQSQLKKMGIRMRIETSMDGTGKQMSGTYDLFLHHSGCLPSIPGGIGIGGKYYSAGGWPYAFHSKALDELIEAAFTTTAPVKQRRKCDDIWRLLHDANPCIPLYDVTKAVVMNKKVKGFRHGPTMFDMDLTGVFIHP comes from the coding sequence ATGATCCGTGTTACCAAACAATCCGTTTTCATCCCGATGGCCTACGCGGTCCTTATGGTTATCCTCAACTGGGGTGTTTGCCACGGTGACGACACACAGACCTTGGTCATGGGCGCGCAGAAGGACTTCATGGCCGTCTATGAAGGCAAGCACCTGATATTCGAATCCCTGGCGTCACCCGATGCGGTCGGTCATATACAGCCCCAACTGGCGGAGTCATGGACGATCTCTCCGGACGCCAAGACCTGGACGTTTGTGATGAGAAAAGGTGTCCGGTATCACGACGGCGCGGCATTCAACGCCGCGTCCGCCAAATTCAATCTGCAGCGGGCAATGGTCGATGCATATTGGGCCAAATACGTCGACGACATCACGGTGCTCGATGAATTCATTTTGAAGGTGTCCTTGAATACCTGCTTTCCAACCTTCCTGCTGGATATGGCCGGGGTAGCGCAACCGGAGAGTTTCATCAGTCCGACCGCCGTGGATCCGTCCGGGGACCCGGCGGGCAGGATCGTCCAATACGCCGGTACCGGGCCATTTAAGCTCGCGGATTACCGCAAGGACCGGGATGCCACCCTGATCCGAAACCCGGACTATTGGGGCAAGCCCGCACTTCTGGATCGGATCGTCTGGACATATACCCCGGAACCGTATGCGCAGATCATGGCGTTGAAGGCCGGTGAACTCGATATCATCGGCGTTCCCGAGCACCACTCCAGCGTCCCCTTCATGAAGCTTGGAGAACTCTCTTCCAATCCGGAACTGGTCGTCACTACCCAGTCGTATGGCCGCTACCAGGTACTTGAATTCAACTGCCGTAAAGCGCCTTTTGACGATCAGCGCGCACGAAAGGCCTTGAATTGCGCTATTGACCGGGAGACCATGGTGCGCTCGCTCTTTGGTGATATCACCGATCCATGTGGTCTGATAACAGATCCCAAGTTTGTCTGGGGGCCGTCCAATATAAACGTCGGGTACCGCTACGATCCTGAAACAGCCGAACATCTGCTCCAGGAAGCCGGATGGGTCGATAACGACGGTGACGGTATCTTGGATAAGGATGGCCGGCCCTTCGACATTAATCTTCTTGTTACCACGGGAGAGGCCAATGGAGACATGATTGCGCTGGTGGTCCAGTCGCAATTGAAAAAAATGGGAATCCGGATGCGGATTGAGACATCCATGGATGGCACGGGCAAACAGATGAGCGGTACGTACGACCTGTTTCTGCACCACAGCGGATGCCTGCCTTCGATTCCGGGAGGCATCGGTATCGGAGGGAAATATTACTCGGCCGGCGGATGGCCGTACGCCTTTCATTCAAAGGCTCTTGACGAGCTGATCGAAGCGGCCTTTACCACCACCGCCCCCGTCAAGCAACGTCGCAAATGCGATGACATCTGGCGGCTGCTTCATGATGCCAATCCATGTATTCCGCTTTACGATGTGACCAAGGCCGTGGTCATGAATAAAAAGGTGAAGGGCTTTCGGCATGGGCCGACCATGTTCGACATGGACCTGACCGGGGTTTTCATCCACCCATGA